The DNA window CACTGGCTCTTCATCCGCGCCGCGAGGGCCTCGTCCTCCTCGCGGACCTCCAGATGATGCATCGCTCGATGCCGCATCGGGCCCTGCGGATGACGTGACCTCATCGGACAGGTCGCCCCCCGCCGCCACGAGCGACGAGGTCGCCACCGGCAATGGCGCCAGCGGAGACTTCGGACCACTCGGCTCTCGACGAGGTATCGCACTGCGTGGAGGCTCGGGAGGCGCGGGCTCCCGCTCCTCGAGCGCCTGCTTCAATCCCTCCGCGCGACGCGCGTAGACCCTCGCACGGTCAGGATTGCCGAGAGACTCACGCCACAAGTGCGCCAGCCGCTCCCACGCTCGAATCCGCTCGACTTCGTCCTCCGTCGCCGTGGCCGCATGCTCAAGCGCCCACGCCGCTTCCCCAGTGTTGCCGCGCGCCAGCAGGCGCTCCACGAGCATCAGCCACGCGTCCTTGTGACCCGGCTCGAAGCGCACCGCCTGACGCAGCTCGTTCAGCGCCCCCTCTGCGTCACCCGACGACTCGAGCGTCGCCACCCACTCCAGACGCGCCTGACGCGCGGCCGGCCCACGTGGCTCCCTCGCGAGCTGCGCCCGCAAGAGCTGACCCAACGCCGCCGTGTCTCCCAGCTCCCTCGCGAGCCAGAGAAGCCTCTCGAGTGCCTGTTCGCTCTCGGGGCTCTCGATGAGCACCTCACCCCATGCCCACTGCGCGAGGCGCGAATCCCCCAGGGCGTCCTCGGCGGTGCGCGCAAGCACTCGCAACGCCTCCGCCCGGTCAGGAGCCCTGCGCGGCGCCGTGGCAAGCATGGTCCGCAACCGCGATGCAACAGTCCCTCGCGCCTCACCCTCCACGCAGAGGAGCAGCCCCGCGAGCGCGGGCAACAACCCAGGCACGAGCGACTCCGCCGCCTCGAAGTCCACGCGCGCCTTCTGTGGCTCCCCCATGTGGAGCCAGCGCTCGCCTCGAGTCAGCAGCGCGGTCGCACGCGCATGCCCCGTCCGCGCCCTTTGGATGGCCTCATCGAGCGCTCGCCGGACCAGGGAGGCATCGCCTCGGGAGGACAGCAGACGGACCTGCTCTCGCAGCGCGGAGCGGTCCCCCGTCAGCTCGACAATCTCCCCGTACATGCGCGCGGCCCCCGCGGGGTCCTGGAGCTCGGTCTCCATCACCTCCGCGAGACGCGTCAGTGCTTCCGCACGAGCGGCCGGGTCCTTCGCGCGGTCCGCACGCTTGAGATAGAGCTGGGCCAGCTCCCGCCACGCACGACGCGCGATGAGCTGTGCCTCGAGCTTCTGTGAGCGCGCCCATTCCTCGGCGGACTCTCCCTTGCCAGCGACCGACGCTCCGGGCTTCTCCGTGCTCGCGGGTGGCACGGAGTCTGGTCGCGGAGTGGAGGGAACACTCGCGGCGGGCCGGGCACTCAGCGCGGCGAGGAGGTCCGCGAGAGGCATCTCCATGGTCTCCGAACGAGGCGCCTCATTCGCGAGGCTCGGAGTCGCCGCGGGGATGACCTGAGTCCTCGCACGAGAGGGCTCCACGGTCGCCGGGAGTTTGACCGGAGGCTCCTCCGCCTTCGTCGCGACGTTGCGCTCAGGCACGGGCTGCGTCGCGCGAGGTGCCTCGGGCACGACAGGCTCGCTCCATGGGACGGAGAGCACCTCTGGCGCCACACCTGGCATTTCGACCAGGGTCTTCGTACGGAGGTCGGCTTCTGACTCCGACTCTTTCGAGAGGGACGGCGTGGCTCCGTGGCTCGCATCCGTGGGCTCGGCCGAAGGCGCGGACTCCGCCGGGAACACTCCCGGAGCAGCCAAGGACCGCTCCTCTGCGCCTTGTGACACCAACGCCTTTGGCGCCTCTCCGGTCGAGGACGTCTTGTCCTCCGAATGAGGGACGGACTCCTTGGCCTCGCCAGTCCGAACCTCATTCGAGGTCGCCGCGATGGCGGTGTCCGTCAGGCCTGAGCGACTCACGCCTTCAGGCGTTTCCGCCTGGAGAGACACCGCATCGGACTGTTGTGACGCGCCGGGTGCCTCACCCACTTGAGATGTCGCGGCATCAGCTGGTTCCGTGCTCGACACCAGAGCTGCTTCGCCGCCACTGCTCGCGTTGGACGCCTCAGTTGCCAACGCACCAGCCTCGTTCGTGGAAGCTCCACGCTCCGGAGATGGCGACGCCCCCTGGCTCCGCTCATCGACTGGCGAAGACGTCGAATCCGCCTGCACGTCGACGCGCTCATCACCAGCAGACGACGGGGACACCGCTCCGTTCGCAGCCGCCTCATCCGCGCTGGGCACAGCCGTCACGGCGGACTCGAGTCCACCGTGTTCGTCAGCAGCAGGTGACGGAGGCACATCAGGCCCACTCGACACCTGCTCCTCGGGCGGAGCCTCAGTGGCCGCATTGCTTTCGCTCCGCACATCACCCAGAGGCAATTGCTGCCCGTCCGGCTCCGCGCCCACAGGTCGAGCCGCCGCAGCTTGCAGGCTCACGCTCGACTCAGCCGAGGTCCGCGCAGGCGCAGCGCGACCATGACTCCCACTCGACGGGCTCTCCACCGAAGCCACATCCCACGGAACCAGCAGCGCCTGCGCTCCATCCCCCTTCGACTCTTGCGCAGTCGCCTCGACGCCCACGGGCGCATCCGCGCCCTCCGTGTCCAATCCCAGCGGGGGACCCTCGACCTGGAACTGGGCCCACGACAACTCCATCGTCAGCGAGCGGCGCGGCGGCGACACCGTCGGGGCGACCGAGGCCACCCCCACCGCATCCACCACGGTGGCCATGTGAGAGTCCGCGTCCTCCCAGACAGACACGCCCCTCACCCCTGACTTCAGGGCCGGCAAGCTCCCGAGAACCCCCCTCGACGCCACCGGCTCGCGGCCTTCCTGCCTCGCCCGAAGCACCTCGAGCACCCGCCGCGCACGCCGGTCCTCCGGAAACTCCTCCACCAACCCCTCGAGCACCAACATCGCGCGAGGCACCTGCCCCGTCTTGCGCAACACCCGCGCGAGCTGCCTGCGCACCGCGCGCCGCACCTCCACGGGCGCCGTCGCCGGCACCGAGCCCAGCAACTCAATGGCAACAGTCTCAGCCCCCGCCAGACGCGAGAAGCGTCCGAGCGCGGCGGCCAACCGTGGCGACATGGGCAACGTGCGGCCCGCGTTCGCCAACTCCTCGAATGCTCGCGACGAGGACCCTTCGCGCAGCCACCGCACGGCGGACCGGAAGTGGCGAGCCACCCCCTCTACTGCTTCAGCCGTCGGCCCGACGTCGAGCATGCCGGTTCGGGGCACCTCCTGTCGGACGGCCCCAGACTCCGGCGTGCCGGCGCCCTTGCCGTTTCTCACGCCACCCATGGGCGCAGCAGTCTACACAACGATGGCCATCGCGGTTGTCGCCGTCCTTCGTCCTGTCCGAAATGCCCAGCCCACCGAGGCCCGTGCGGTGGACAGCCACCCCGAAGGCAGCCTCCAGGACCTCCGCATCCTCGCCGCCGATGACGGCCTGACGGGCCGGACCCGCGCCATCCCCGAGCAACAAGCGGCAAGCGACCCACGTCTGGCGAAACTTGACGGCGAAGGCCAAGGCCTCGTGCCCCCTACCGAGCCCTCCCGAAGGTCACCTCTCCCTACGTGGCCCGGGTGGACCGACGACGACGAAGCCCCCCGCCGGCTGCGCCGCCCTCGAGGCCACGCCCCACCTCGCCGGCGTGGGAACGGCCATGCAGGAGGGACAGCCCCCGCAGGCTCACTCGCACGGACTCGCGCTACAGCGTCGCGCGGTGCTTCGTGGACCAAGGCCCGCCAGGCAAAGACCCGCCTCCACGGCGGCGTGCGCCGCGCCCACGCGCAACCCCAAGCGGAACGCACCAAGGCCGCGACTCCACCTGCGTCGCCGGAGCTACTTCAAGGGCACGGCCCCAGTGGGAACCTCGACCCCCGCGAGCGTGAAGAAGCGCAGCAGGTCCTCGGGCACCGGAGCCTCCATGCGCAGCAGCCGCTCCCAGCGAGGATGCAGCAGCTCCAACGCCTGCGCATGCAACAAGCAACGCGCCGCGTCCACCCCACCCGCCTTCGCCGCGCCGCCATAACGCGAGTCGCCCAGAATCGGCGCCCCCAGCGCCGTCAGGTGCGCCCGCAGCTGGTGCGTGCGCCCTGTCTGAGGCAGCAGCTCCACCACGCAGAACTCCGCCCCCGCATACAGCGTGCGGAAGTGCGTCAGCGCGGGCACGCCATTGGCGGCACGCGTCGCGCGCCACCGCCCCGGACGCGAAGGGTCCCTCGACAGCGGCAGGTCCACCGTCCCCGAGGCAGGCAGTCCGGGCCCCGTCGCCGCCACATAGCGCTTGCGCGCACGCCCATGCCGGAACTCCGCCGCCAGCGCGGACGTCGCCCGCGGCTCCTTCCCGAACACCGTCACCCCCGACGTCTCCCGGTCCAACCGGTGCACCAGCCCCGCCTCGCGTCCCAGGTACGCACTCACCTGGTCCACCAGACTGCCACCCACCCGAGCCTCCGTCGGCTGCGCGGGGAGCCCCGCGGGCTTGTCCACCGCGAGCACCTCCTCGTCCTCATGCAGCACCCGGAACGAAGGGGCCGGCGGCGCCTCCGCCAGCGGGCTGTGGCCGCCTTCCTCCAGCACCACCCCCACCACCTGGCCCAGCACCAGCCGCGTCTTCGCGTCCCGGCAGCGACGCCCGGCCACGTACACCGCGCCCACGTCCACCAACCCGCGCGCCTGCTCCACGGGCAGGCCGAGCTCCTGGGCCACCGCGTCCGCCACGGCCCGCCCCACGCCCGCGCCTTCCACCCGGAATGTCCGACGCTTCACGGCCACACCTCTCCACGTCCCGTTCGCAGTCGCTCGCTACAGAAAGGCGCGCGGAACCACAAGCCAGCCCTCCGGAGATTCCGCTGGCTAACAGCTCCCACAAGACACCGAGCTCCCCACCTCGCCTCCCTCACGCGCGCCGCCCCTGGTAGCTTGCGCGCCCCCATGGACCGCCCCCTGCACTCCGTGCGCACGCGGCTGGACGACTTCCTCGCGGAGTTGGCCACGCTGCAGTACCGGCACGGCGCCGGACTGTCGCGAGACCTCCCGCTCGCAAGCCTCCACGCCTCCTTCCCGGAGCTCTCCGCCCCGGACACCTTCGCCGCCGCCAACGAGGCGCTCTCCAAGGCCCGCGCCAAGGAAGACGCTCTCGCCGTCCGCCGCATCCAGCTCCTGCGCGAGCTGGTGGCCACCCACGTGGAAGAGGCCCTCGCCGCGCGCCCGGCCCAGGCCGTGGCCGACGCAGAGTCCCGCGCGGTGCTCACCGTCGACGACCAGTCCTTCTCCTTCAGCGAGGCCCTCGGACGGCTGCCCCACGAGCCCGTTCGCGCCCGCCGCGCCAAGATGGAGCGCGCCCTGGGCAACTTCCTCTGGGAGCAGCGCGGCCCGCATGGCGACCGCCGCGAAGCCGCCCTCCACACCGTCGAGAAGCTGGGGGCAACGGACTACCCCGCCCTGCGCGAGGACGTCACGGGCATCGCCTACGCCAAGCTCGCCGAGGCCGCCGCCCAGACGCTCAAGCAGACCGAGGACGCCTACCGCGACGTGCTCGCCTACGCGCTCAAGAAGGTGGACCCGCTGCTGCGCCCGCTGCCCGGAGGCGACGCGCGCCGGCACGACGTCCAGGCCGCGCTCCAGGCCCCCTGGTTCGATGAGCACTTCCGCCGCGAGGATGGCTGGCCCGCGGTGGTGCGCTGGCTCGGCGAGTGGGGCTTCACGCCCAACGCCACGGGGCGCATCCGCCTGGACGAAGAGGACCGCCCCGGAAAGTCGCCGCGCCCCTTCGCCGTCGCCATCCGCGTGCCGGGAGATATCCGCCTGGTGCTACAGCCTCGCGGAGGGCTCGACGCGCTGGGCAGCCTGCTCCATGAGATGGGCCACGCGCAGCACCGCGCCCACGTCTCGGACACGCTGCCCATGGAGCTGCGCCGCCTGGGCGACGCTGGCATCACCGAGGCCCACGCCTCCGTCTTCGAGCGTCTCCTCCTGTCCCCCGAATGGCTCAAGCGCTACCTGGGCCTCGGCACGGTGCTCGCGCGGGACACGGTGCGGTTCGCCGCCTTCCAGTCCCTGGCCGTGCTGCGCCGCCACTGCGCCAAGCTGTCCTACGAGCTGTCCCTCTACACGAAGGGCCCGTCCGCGGACCGCGCCGACGAATACGCCGACGGCCAGCGCCGCGCGCTGTTCGCGGAACCTCATCCCGGCTTCTTCCTGCACGACGTGGATCCTCAGCTGTACGTGGCGCACTACCTGCGAGCGTGGGCCCTGGAGACCCGGCTCACCGCGCGCCTCACCGAACGCTTCAACGAGGATTTCTGGAGGAACCCACACGCGGCCGCCTGGCTGAAGGGGCTGTACGCGCGAGGGGGGACGGATGACGCGGAAGGACTGGCCACGGAGGTCTCGGGCACGCCACTGGCCTTGCCCGAGGCGGGAGTGCGCCTCGTGGCCATCCTCAACCGGTAGTAGGCGCCGCGCGGGCGACTACTTCTTCTTGCGGAGGGCGCGGACGATCTTGTCCTTCGTCGGATTGGCGGCCGTCTCACGGGTCCGGGGCGCCGCCGCCTTGGGAGCCTGCGTCTTGGCCGCCGCGCGCGCGCGCATCGCCTTCATCAACTGCATCTCGATGACAAGAAGCTCGTCCGCCAGTTCCGCGTTGTCGCCCGCGGCGCGGGGGAGCGGGGCCTGCGTGCTGGAAGCGCCGGCGCCGTGCCGCATCCGCAGCACCTTCTCCTCCTCGGCCGACAGCGTGCGCGTCTTCTCCAGCGCCGCCTTGACCTCCTTGGCCGTCACCGTGCTACTCCCGACCTTGCGCTCCATCTCCGCTCCCTTGTTGTGCAGCTACTGAACATCCGACCATGTCGGATGCGTCCGGGCCGCAACCGTCGAGGATTGTAGAGGACGCAAGGGATGACGCAAATTTTCTTCCAACAGGTCGCTGCCGAGCTGTAGCGGCCGGGACGTCTACAGGTGAACCCCTAGGCCCAGGAAAGCGGAGGAGAGCTCCTGGCGCTCCCCGGCGAAGGGGGAGCCGTTGGAGGAGAAGTTCTGGTAGCGCAGCTCGCCGGAGACGAAGAGCTTGCGGCTCAGCTCCACCGTCACGCCCCCGCACAACTCCATCCCCAGTTGGAGGGTGCGCGCCACTTCCTCGTCGTGGGCCATCATCAGGCTCAGGCCCAGCCCCAGGTACGGACGGACCCTCCGGGGCCCCGCGGGCGTGAGGCGCAGGGACATGGGCGTCGCCTCCGTGAGCTGGCGGTTGGAGGCCACGTGCCCGCCGACCTCCAACACGGACAGCTCCCGCCGGTAGCTCCAGGCCAGTCCCGCGCTGTAGCCCACCCCGCGCTCCCCTTCCGCGTCCTTCAGGACGTAGGCGCCCACCGGAAAGACGGTGACGCCCAGGCTGCGCGCGGGAGGCTCCGCCCAGGCCTGGGTGGCCAGCAAGACGGACAGACTGGCCATGGGGATGCGGAGGTGGCGCATGGCGCGCCTGGAGAGCAAGGCATACGCCAGTCAAAATCCACTGCAAATCCAGCCACTTGGAGACACACCTGGCGGGACTGACGGCGGTGTCCGGGCAAGGCCGTCAGGGCAGGCAGCCCACCGTGGATGGACCCGGGCCCGCGCCACCCATGACGCGGGTGTCCGGGCCCCGAGGCTACTCGCCGGACGCCTCGTCCTCGGGCTCGGGCGGGGCATCGGTGGTCGTCGAGCCCTTGGCGCCCTCGGGCTTCGCGCGCTCGATGCCGAAGCGGTCCAGCGCGTCGGCGATGCCCTGGGGCTTGTCGGCGTCCGGGAGGAACTGCTCGGGAGGCGCCAGCTTCTGGTCCTTGCCCAGCTCCGACAGGGCCGCCTCCAGCGTCATGCGCAGCTCCGCCGCCTCCGGCGTCTTGTCCGCCGGCACGCCGATGCGCCCGTCCAGCCGCGCCTTGAGGACCACCGACGTGGCAGCGTCCACCAGCACCTCGCCATCCAACGAGCGAGGCACCCGGTGGGCGAAGAAGCCCGCGCGCCGCTTCGTCGTCTCATCCGCGCCGTTCCTGGGCTGCAGCAGCGTGGGCAGCGAACGGGACGTGTCCCCCGAGGCGGCCGGCGCCAGCGTCACCACGTAGCGCCACGCCGTACGGCCCTCATAGGTGACGGTCCCCTGCGGGGACAGCTTGAGCCGCCCCTGGAAGAGGCTGTCGAAGTCGCGAATGGCGCCGGTGAGCTCCGTGCGGGTGCGCTCGGCCATGCCCCGGTCGCGCAGACGCTGGCGGAAGGGCCCGTAGCGGTTCCGGGCGAACACCTGCCCGCCCACGCGCATCACCTCCAAGCCCTGGTCCCTCGAGTTCTCCAGAACACCGTGGAAGTCGCCGCTGACTCCCCCGGCCCCCGCGCGGAAGGTGCGAGTCTCGGTGAGCTTCACCGGGTTGGAGTCCGAGGCGGTCCACTCGTAGCCGAGGGTGGCCTGGTAGCGGTGGGGCCCCAGCCGCTCAGTGATTTCGGCGGCGTCCATGCCGAGGATTCGCCGGGCCACTTGAGGGTTATCCGCGACATCCTCGGGCGGGAGCTTCTGCTGGGCGGAGGCCACCACCTTGGGCGGGTCCTCCGGGGAGAAGATGCGAGCCTTGGCCGCCTTGTCGACCGGGTCCGAGCAGCCCGTGGCGGACAGAGCCACGGCAAGGGTGACGGCGGACTTCATCAAACGGCTCACGGCTCCTCCGGAGGGGGGTACCACGGGGGCGGCAAGTTACGTGGCGCGTACAGGAGCGGCAAGCTGCGGCTTGCGTGCGGCCGTGCAAGGGATAGAACGCCCAACTCATGCAGAACCTGCGCGACAAGTTGTTGAAGGCGGGCCTCGTCACCGAGGAACAATCCAAGAAGGCCACCGATGCGGCCGCCAGCCAGGCGGAAGCGCGGAGGGCCCCATCCCAGGAGGGCGGCCGCTCCGGCGGTAGCCGTCCCCCGCCTCGGCGTGATGACAACCGGACATCCGGTGGCCCTCCGCCCCGAGGCGAGGACCGAGGCCCCCGCGAGGGCGGTGCTCGCCCCAGCGGTGGCCGTCCCGGTGGCGGTGGACCTCGCCATGGCGGTGGCTCCTTCCGGCCGAGCGGCGGCGGCGGTGCGAGCGGCGTTGGCGGCGGTGCGCCCCACCACGGACGCCCGGCGCCCACCGAGCGGCCCATTCCCAAGCTGCCCCCCATGCCCGGCTCCAAGGCCTACCAGCGCGCGGAGTCCAAGCGGCAGGTGGAGCTGGACAAGGCGCTGCGAGAGCTCGTGATGGGCGCGCAGGTGCCCCAGGAGGCGGGTGAGACGGCGTTCTACTTCATGACCCGCAAGGGCAAGCTGCGCCGGCTGGAGCTGACGCCGGAGCAGGCCAAGCGGCTGGAGGACGGCGAGCTCGCGGTGGTGGAGCGTCCGGACCCCGCTCAAATCGAGCACGCGCTGGTGCCCTCTTCGGCGGCGGAGCAGATGTTCGCGCTCTCGAAGAAGGCGGTGCGCTTCCTCAACCGGAAGGACAGCCCCATCGGCTTCATGAACGACGAGGAGCTCAAGGCGCAGCAGGCGGCGGAGGCCGCTGGCACCGCGCCGGAGCTGCCCGACGAGCCCGAGACGGACGGCGGCGAAGAGGCTCCGGCCGAGGCGGCTTCCGGCGAGGAGCCGAAGCCCGAGGGCGGCGAGAACCAGGGCTGAACCCCGATTCACCTTTCACGGTGCCCTCCCCTCCTCCCACCACTCGGGGGCGAGGGGAGGCGCCTGGAGCAACGGCCTCCCCCCTTCGGCTCAGTCGAAGGCGTCCAGTCCGGTGATGGCCTTGCCCAACACCAGCGTGTGCACCTCGTGGGTGCCCTCGTAGGTGAAGACGGATTCAAGATTCAGCATGTGGCGCACGGGCGGATACGCGTCGGTGATGCCATTGGCGCCGTAGATGCTCCGCGCCACCCGCGCGATATCCAGCGCGCTCTTCACGTTGTTGCGCTTGGCCAGGCTCACCATGACGGGCGTCACCTTGCCCTCGTCCTTGAGCCGCGCCACGCGCAGGCCGACCAGCTGCGCCTTCACGATGTCCTGGAGCATGTCCGCCAGCTTCTCCTGCGTGAGCTGGTAGCTGGCGACGGACTTGCCGTTGAACGACGCCCGGGACAGCGCGTACTCGCGCGCGCCCTCGAAGCACGCGATGGCGGCGCCCGTGACGGCGAAGGCGATGCCCAGCCGCGCGTTGTTGAGACAGGACAGCGGCCCCCGGAGGCCCTTCACGCCGGGCAGCATATTGCGCGCGGGCACGCGCACGTCCTGGAGGGACAGCTCGCTGGTGATGGAGGCGCGCAGGGAGAACTTGCCGGGAATGTCCCGCGCGGTGAAGCCGGGCATGCCCTTCTCCACCAGGAAGCCCCGGACGGACTCGGGGCCGCCGTCCTCCGTCTTCGCCCACACCACCGCGACGTCGGCGATGGCGCCGTTGGTAATCCACGTCTTGGTGCCGTTGAGGATGTAGTCGTCCCCGTCCTTGCGCGCGCGGGTGCGCATGCCTCCGGGGTTGGAGCCGAAGTCGGGCTCCGTGAGGCCGAAGCAGCCGATGACCTGCCCCCTGGCCATGGCCGGCAGGAAGCGCTCCTTCTGCTCCTCGCTGCCGTACGCGTGGATGGGGAACATGCACAGCGAGCCCTGCACGGAGGCGAAGGAGCGCAGCCCCGAGTCCCCCCGCTCCAGCTCCTGGAGGATGAGGCCATAGCTCACGGTGTTCAGCCCCGCGCAGCCGTGGCCTTGGAGGTTCGCGCCCAGCACGCCCATCTCCGCGAGCTGGGGGATGAGGTGGCGGGGGA is part of the Myxococcus landrumus genome and encodes:
- a CDS encoding RluA family pseudouridine synthase, which produces MKRRTFRVEGAGVGRAVADAVAQELGLPVEQARGLVDVGAVYVAGRRCRDAKTRLVLGQVVGVVLEEGGHSPLAEAPPAPSFRVLHEDEEVLAVDKPAGLPAQPTEARVGGSLVDQVSAYLGREAGLVHRLDRETSGVTVFGKEPRATSALAAEFRHGRARKRYVAATGPGLPASGTVDLPLSRDPSRPGRWRATRAANGVPALTHFRTLYAGAEFCVVELLPQTGRTHQLRAHLTALGAPILGDSRYGGAAKAGGVDAARCLLHAQALELLHPRWERLLRMEAPVPEDLLRFFTLAGVEVPTGAVPLK
- a CDS encoding peptidase M3, which translates into the protein MDRPLHSVRTRLDDFLAELATLQYRHGAGLSRDLPLASLHASFPELSAPDTFAAANEALSKARAKEDALAVRRIQLLRELVATHVEEALAARPAQAVADAESRAVLTVDDQSFSFSEALGRLPHEPVRARRAKMERALGNFLWEQRGPHGDRREAALHTVEKLGATDYPALREDVTGIAYAKLAEAAAQTLKQTEDAYRDVLAYALKKVDPLLRPLPGGDARRHDVQAALQAPWFDEHFRREDGWPAVVRWLGEWGFTPNATGRIRLDEEDRPGKSPRPFAVAIRVPGDIRLVLQPRGGLDALGSLLHEMGHAQHRAHVSDTLPMELRRLGDAGITEAHASVFERLLLSPEWLKRYLGLGTVLARDTVRFAAFQSLAVLRRHCAKLSYELSLYTKGPSADRADEYADGQRRALFAEPHPGFFLHDVDPQLYVAHYLRAWALETRLTARLTERFNEDFWRNPHAAAWLKGLYARGGTDDAEGLATEVSGTPLALPEAGVRLVAILNR
- a CDS encoding DUF2058 family protein — encoded protein: MQNLRDKLLKAGLVTEEQSKKATDAAASQAEARRAPSQEGGRSGGSRPPPRRDDNRTSGGPPPRGEDRGPREGGARPSGGRPGGGGPRHGGGSFRPSGGGGASGVGGGAPHHGRPAPTERPIPKLPPMPGSKAYQRAESKRQVELDKALRELVMGAQVPQEAGETAFYFMTRKGKLRRLELTPEQAKRLEDGELAVVERPDPAQIEHALVPSSAAEQMFALSKKAVRFLNRKDSPIGFMNDEELKAQQAAEAAGTAPELPDEPETDGGEEAPAEAASGEEPKPEGGENQG
- a CDS encoding acyl-CoA dehydrogenase family protein codes for the protein MARADITDLFLLDDLLSPEEKAVRDTVAAFVDREVLPIIGGHFRDGTFPRHLIPQLAEMGVLGANLQGHGCAGLNTVSYGLILQELERGDSGLRSFASVQGSLCMFPIHAYGSEEQKERFLPAMARGQVIGCFGLTEPDFGSNPGGMRTRARKDGDDYILNGTKTWITNGAIADVAVVWAKTEDGGPESVRGFLVEKGMPGFTARDIPGKFSLRASITSELSLQDVRVPARNMLPGVKGLRGPLSCLNNARLGIAFAVTGAAIACFEGAREYALSRASFNGKSVASYQLTQEKLADMLQDIVKAQLVGLRVARLKDEGKVTPVMVSLAKRNNVKSALDIARVARSIYGANGITDAYPPVRHMLNLESVFTYEGTHEVHTLVLGKAITGLDAFD